Proteins from one Podospora pseudoanserina strain CBS 124.78 chromosome 1, whole genome shotgun sequence genomic window:
- a CDS encoding hypothetical protein (EggNog:ENOG503PRAY), which yields MRPHVSSLALFLGTLSLAQAAVYERDGARLARRQNAPSSAPNLADGFMSIYDRIVARQEQVTVTETERQTITVGGDGAAGAVGNATETVTITETVGADGAAAVTVTAPPVTVTVCNGQVQEGGEAAQPSEGDVSPPAEGVEATATAPDGAVGAIETGADSVATPTPATDGLASGGVGVVVVQVPTEAIVTSAVETPPPAVPTEEAPPAADPAVTDPAAADPAVTEAPAAGSDAPDTPLPLPTEDANPPAEGNPELLPPPGLSTEEPAAAEPTLDPVPGVVLSESTTTTAAEAGAEPTLAPLPGLDPNAGDAASSLAPLPGLESSTAEALPVETPTSTEGAAPAETTPAEESAPAEETAAPTTPPPPAAASSLDSTLSLANPTPTVPLIPEGAFGGVASLIPIASAEAPPPPAATTPAVANGAAEGVNNGGVAVPVVDIDLEGVKLESQLNLGGLVQATAAAAAVAI from the exons ATGAGGCCTCATGTGTCTTCGTTAGCACTTTTCCTGGGCACCCTCTCGCTCGCCCAG GCAGCTGTTTATGAGCGAGATGGGGCAAGACTGGCGCGTCGCCAGAATGCCCCTTCGTCAGCACCAAACTTGGCGGATGGATTCATGAGCATCTACGACCGCATCGTTGCGAGGCAGGAGCAGGTGACGGTGACCGAGACGGAACGGCAGACTATTACTGTTGGGGGTGACGGCGCGGCGGGTGCGGTTGGGAACGCGACTGAGACAGTGACCATCACAGAGACTGTTGGAGCGGATGGTGCTGCGGCTGTTACTGTCACGGCGCCGCCGGTAACGGTTACGGTCTGTAATGGGCAGGTtcaggaagggggagaagctgCTCAACCGAGCGAGGGAGATGTTTCGCCTCCCGCTGAGGGCGTCGAGGCCACGGCTACTGCTCCGGATGGAGCCGTTGGAGCTATCGAAACCGGAGCCGACTCGGTTGCTACGCCTACGCCCGCCACCGATGGTCTTGCCtcgggtggtgttggtgtcgtTGTTGTGCAGGTTCCTACCGAAGCCATTGTCACCAGCGCGGTTgaaaccccccctcctgcgGTTCCAACCGAGGAGGCACCACCCGCTGCTGACCCAGCCGTGACCGACCCTGCCGCTGCCGATCCCGCCGTCACCGAAGCCCCCGCCGCCGGTAGTGACGCACCCGacacccctctccctctcccgacCGAAGAcgccaaccccccagccGAAGGCAACCCCgagctcctccctcctcccggccTCTCCACCGAAgaacccgccgccgccgagccCACCCTCGACCCCGTGCCCGGCGTTGTCCTTTCAgagagcaccaccaccaccgccgctgAAGCAGGCGCTGAACCCACCCTCGCCCCTCTCCCCGGCCTAGACCCCAATGCAGGCGACGCCGCCTCCTCTCTTGCGCCCCTCCCGGGTTTGGAATCCTCTACCGCTGAGGCCCTCCCAGTCGAAACCCCCACTTCCACCGAGGGCGCCGCTCCAGCAGAGACTACACCTGCTGAGGAGTCCGCCCCAGCAGAGGAAACCGCTGCTC caacaaccccacccccaccagcagccgCCTCATCCCTGGACTCGACCCTCAGCCTCGcaaaccccacccccaccgtccCCTTGATCCCAGAAGGGGCCTTTGGCGGTGTCGCAAGCCTCATCCCCATCGCCTCGGCCGAGGCCCCGCCCCCACCGGcagccaccacaccagccgTTGCGAACGGTGCGGCAGAGGGCGTGAAtaatggtggtgttgctgtgccggtggtggatatcGACCTGGAGGGTGTGAAGCTGGAGAGCCAGTTGAACTTGGGGGGATTGGTGCAggctactgctgctgctgctgctgttgccattTAA
- the RPP1 gene encoding RNA-binding RNA processing protein rpp1 (EggNog:ENOG503NZSQ; COG:J; BUSCO:EOG09264THP): MLYDLNIAWSPGLSPSDLQNTLRLSKTLGYDVVALNNTITGSQIPYSPSPITNPIPILNPQQPAGGGGAPSSITTPSTTASSSLPSSSLPTILRRATLEITDPATTNYRLPDFTRAYDLLALRPTSDRSFTWACNNTTDPPALISLDLTRPLGYHIHPRTAMAAVHRGSRFEVCYSQAVQLSSLNPESARARSIFIGNVQSLVRATKGRGIVISSEAKSALGLRGPADVVNLMAVWGLGPERGFEGLGTGARAVVVNEGVRRRGFRGVVDIVSVADGGPERAKGEEEETNGKQGKKGQKQKGQQQQQQGQGQKRKNNDKGGGGGIGGGGGGGGGGQQKNNKKMRKEEMA; encoded by the coding sequence ATGCTCTACGACCTCAACATCGCCTGGTCCCCAggcctctccccctccgaccTCCAAAATACCCTCCgcctctccaaaaccctcGGCTACGACGTAGTagccctcaacaacaccatcaccggctCCCAAATCCCATACTCACCCAGCCCAATaaccaaccccatccccatcctcaacccacaacaaccagccggtggtggcggtgctccctcctcaataacaaccccctcaaccacagcctcctcctccctcccctcctcctccctccccaccatcctccgccgCGCAACCCTCGAGATCACCGACCCAGCCACAACCAACTACCGCCTCCCCGACTTCACCCGCGCCTacgacctcctcgccctccgccCAACATCCGACAGGTCCTTCACCTGGGCctgcaacaacaccaccgacccGCCCGCCCTCATCTCCCTTGATCTGACACGTCCGTTGGGGtaccacatccacccccgcACCGCCATGGCGGCCGTCCACCGAGGGAGCAGATTCGAAGTCTGCTACAGCCAGGCTGTCCAGCTCTCGTCTTTGAACCCAGAGTCGGCACGGGCGAGGAGCATCTTTATCGGGAACGTGCAGAGTCTGGTCCGGGCTacgaaggggagggggatagtGATTTCTAGCGAGGCGAAATCGGCTTTGGGCCTGAGGGGGCCGGCGGATGTGGTGAATTTGATGgctgtttgggggttggggccggagagggggtttgaggggttggggacgggggcgagggcggtggtggtgaatgagggggtgaggaggagggggtttaggggggtggtggatattGTGAGTGTTGCGGATGGGGGACCGGAGAGggcgaagggggaggaggaggagacaaaTGGGAagcaggggaagaaggggcagaagcagaaggggcagcagcagcagcagcagggacaggggcagaagaggaagaataATGataagggtggtggtggtgggattgggggtggtggtggtggtggtggtggtgggcagcaGAAGAATAacaagaagatgaggaaggaggaaaTGGCATGA